CGGCACCGGATATGAGGAAAGGCTGTGGCTCCTTGACGATACCGAGCAGCCTGAAGACTTCCTCTCGGTGCCTGGCCAGCATCGAGACGCTCTCTACGGTCAGCAGGTCTAGCGCGGTAACGAGTGACTCCAGTCGCTTCGAGTCGCCGAACAACCGCACGCTGAGTTTGCGCGCGACGTGGTCGGCGCCGGGGTCACCGGCGGTGGCATCAATCACGCGAAGCGCGTCAGCCAGGTCTGGCGCCGCCTCTGGGCCAAACCCTCGCGTCAGCTTGCGGCTCGCCCAGGCTTGTAGGATTTCTTCCACCCGCCGCTGGCTCGCCCAGGCGGCCAGCACGGCACGGGCATCCGCTACTTTACGTTCCAGGCTATCAAGCCCCAGGAAGCCAGCGAGCGCCAACCTGTCAGCAACGCGTACGCGCTCGAGTGGGCGGTCCTCACCTCCCTGCTTGGCCCAGGTGAGTTCCACAGCGCCGCGAGCGGCGGCGGCCCGCATTCGCTCGTGGAAAACGTCGCGCTGATCCAGCGTATTGGACCAGTACTCATGGTGCCGATCGGTGAAGGACTCCTGCACCGCCCTGGCGGACTGCCGGACGGCTGCGCCTTCGGCGCGGCCGAGGAGGGCTCGCAGTACATCGTCAGCCAGGAACACGCGGATCCTCCTCAAAGTTGCGCTCCTCCTGGTCGAGCAGCTCTGGGTGCAGGAGGAAGTTGTCGCTCTGGAGCAGCTCCCTAGCTTCGGCCTCCACGATGTTCTTGGTCATTTGGACGACGTTGGATCCGAAGCGTGCCATGTCGTAGTAGATGTCCAAGAAGGACGACATCTTCGCCTGGTCGGCTTCCGGGCCGGCCATGATGAGCTGGAGCCCGAGCGAGTTAAGATAGTCCGCGGTGGCGCGTACGTTCTGCGGGTCCATTTTTTCGAAGGCTTCATCGAGCAGCATCACGCCACCGCTGCCCTCGGTTCCGCGGGCCTTGCCATAGGCGGCAGCCAGGGCCGCGCCGAAGATCACGTAGAGCGGCGTGCGGTGCTCGCCGCCCGAGCCCGGGCCGAGACGCTTGCTCAACCAACCCATCGATTTGTCGTCGCGGTAGATCTCGACGTCGTAGGCAAAGAACCGGCGATGGTCGTTGAGGGGACTGGTGTCGTTGAGCAGCTCGGAGTCCGCCGAGCCGTCGACAAGCGTGCGGAATTCCTCGGGCACCTTGCCGGCGCCGCCGAACAGGTCTCCCTCGGCGTCGCCCGCGTCGCGCACCCGCCGGAGGAAGGCGTAGAGCGGCTCGTGCTGCGGCACCGGGCGGTACCGGAACTGGTATCGCTCACCATTGGAAAACTCTGGCGCGTGTTTCAGGACCTGATTGAGGCTGGCGATTTGTTCATCGACAGCCTCGAAGCCTTCGAGCAAGGCTTGTGCGACGTCCGTCCGGAAGACCTTCACCGCTGCCTCGTAGGCCTCCTCGGCCTTGGCCATTTGCTGCGCAAGCTCCAGCTCCTCGAGTCGCTGGCGGTCTTCAGAGATGTACGCGTAGGCCCGTTGCCATTCGCTACTGCCGATGTCGTGGTTTCGGATGTCGTTTGTCACGGCGTACTCGCAGAAGCGGTGCCAGCCCTCCATCTGGGCGGCCTGTGCTGCCGAGCCGGCACGCCCCGCGGCAGCGGTGCAGGCGTCGATCCTGGCTTTCCAGTCATCGCCGTGACGCTCGTCGTACCGTTCCCGGTAATCGTTGACAGCCTTAGCGTCATACAGGGGGTGCTGACGAAACTCCGCCTCAGTCTGGCTCGCCAGCGACAGCTCGGTTGCAAGCCGGCTACGGTCTTTTTCCGTCGTCTCGATGAGAGTTCCGCATCGAGTCTTGGCTTCACCGTGCTGCTGCATGGCGGCCAGCGCCGCATCGAGCCGCTTGCCGGCTGCGATCATGGCGTCGTTCAAACCGGCCAGCCGGTCCGTCTGGCTGGCCGCCAACCCGTTTTCCAGATCCTGGACCAGCTGGCGAGTTCCAACGATCGTCCCGAACGCCCCCTCGATGAAGGTCCTCGTGTCTTCGGTGTCGCCATACTGGGCCAGCCGGTCGTAGGAGGCCTTCAGAGCAGCGGCGGCCTGCTCAGCCATGCGCGCGGCGTCTTCCGCTTCGCGCAGAGCCCGTTCCGCCACCGCTCGCCGGGCCTCATCTTTCGATCGGCCGATCTTCAACTCACTAGGCGCGCGCGACCGCAGCCGCTCGATGCCGCCACCCGTGCTCAGCATGCCTTCCGCAGACAGAGCCCGCACGCCGACTTGCAGCTCGCGGCTGCTCTCCGCTAGCGCAAGCCTGCCCAGTTCCCCCTGCAGGTACCGGACGGCCGCCTTGCTCTCGCCGGTGATCATCTGTGCCGCATATCGCTCGCCATCGGGCGCCCTCCAATCGCGGCCACGCGACGGCAGGGCGAGCTTCACACCGTAGATGGAGTTAGCACCCCGCAGGCCCCTGTACACGTCGATGGCTTCCAGCTCCTTGTCCGCCGGCACCAGGAGCGCTTCCACATTTAACGCCAGGTAGGCCTCAATCGCCGGCTGCCAGGCCGCGTCCTTCAGCGAGACAAGGTCGCACACCGGCGTTGTCTCGATGCCGGCGTCGCTGAGGAACCGCTGCAGCGCCAAGACGTTCGGACTGAGGTCAGCCTGATTTCGCTGGGCGCGATCGAGAGCCGTCCGGGCGTCACGCTTGCGGTCCGTGGCCGCGCGCGCGTCAGCTTCCGCCGCAAAGAGGGCCTTTCGGACGACATCATGAATGCGCCCCACGGCCTTTGCCGTTGCCTGGATCGTCACGGGGTCCGGGCGCTCTACCGACTGCATTCCACGCTTGAGGTCGTCGAGTTGGGCAATGGCGTCTTCAAAGTCGCCCTGGGCGTCGGCCAATGCCGGGATGAGGCCTGCCTGCGCCACCGTCGTGAGCAGGCCGTCCAGCATGCTGCTCAGGGTCCGCTCGGTTGCGGTAAGGCGTGTCTGCTGGTCGGTCAGTCTGCCGGCGTCGCCCGCCTGCTTGGCGTAGTCCGGGTCGCGGCTACGAGCCTCGACGGCACGCGTGTGGGCATCACGTGCAATGCGATGGTCCTCGCTGGACCGTTGGTAGGCCAGGTCAGCGGCTTCCAGCTCTGCACGGTATTTTTCGAGCTGCTCCTCGACCTCGCCCAGGGTTTCAGCAACTCGCTCGGAATCGTAGACGGCCCGCAGGGCATTGAGGTTGGTCTGCACGGCTCGCTCCCGCTGCACCACCGCGTAGCGCTCCTCGACGCCCTTGGCCTGCTCGATGCGCGCGGTGACGCGGCGAATCATCTCCCGCACCGCGCGAAACTGATCCAGGCGCGCGCGGAACTGTTTGACGTTGGTGGGCCGGGACTCGATCAGATGGTGACGCAGGGTCTCGTCGAGGTCGTCCACGTCCTTGTTGAGTTTCAGCGAGCGCGCAAAGGCAGCACGAATGGACCGGACGTTCGGCTTTTCGCCAGGGGATGGCAGCTCGCCGATGTACAGGCGGCGGGCAAACTCGCTGCCATTGGTGGTGTAGAAGGGGACGGTGCCGGCCTGACGGCAAAGATCCGAGGCCTGCACGTGGAACCGTCGCCACTGAAGCGTCTGTTCGCCGTTTGGTCCCTGCTCGACGTGCGCCGCCGTCGTCAGGGCGACGCCGGGCAGGATGTACAGGTTGCGCACGACCTCGGTGGAATCCGCGGAGGCACTGATAGAAGCGCCCGCGGTAACGACAGCGCCGGTGAACGGGTCCCTGAAGACCAAGTTGATGTACGTGTTCGCGACGGTTCGCTTGTGCTCCGACTCGGTCTGTCCGTACACACCAAGGCAGTAGTCGCGCAGCCGGCGAGCGCGCTTCTTTCCCTCGCCGGCCGCGTTGAAGTTCATCAGGTTTTCGTCCGCCGCGAGCAGCACGATCTGGATTGCGTCGAGAAGGGCGGTCTTGCCGGTGCCGTTTGGCCCGAGGAAGGCCGTATTGCGGCCGATCTGCAGGTCCTTTCGCTCATACAGGAAGTACTGGACCATGCCGATTGCTTCAAGGTGCTTCATCGCGGTCCTCCTCAGCGGCGGCGTCGGCGTACGCGGTGAGTTGCAGTAGCGCGGTCTCCCCAAGGACATCAACGATGCCCGGGCGGATCACGATCATGAAGGGCTGCTCGCCGTCGACGTCTTCTCGGCGGGCGATGCCATAGCGTTTGAGAGCATCCATTTGCTCGCGTAGATCGGTGGTGTCGGGGAGGTCGCGCCCGAGTAGCTCCTTGTACGCGCGCTCTAGCTCGATGAGGTCGATGAACGCCTCGCCCGCAAGTACCTCTGTGGCATGCATCTTGTCGTCGTACAGCCGCCGCAGGATCAGGGCCAGGCGCGTCTCTGAGAGCCGCATCTTGTCCCCTACGTTCTGGTTGGGAATCGCTACGACGTAGGCCAGGGCCGAGTTGTGGACTACCGATACCCCGACCTGCCCGAGGAGCTCCCGGAATTGAGGGAGGTACTTCACGACGAGGTCGTATGGCTTACGGCTGCCGTGGTCGGTGGCGTAAAGGACCTGCTCCCGTAGAAGACGGTATGCCGCGCCCTCGAAGTCGCTTGCGGTGTAAAGCTGGCTCTGTTCGGCCAGGCGCTCCCAGTTGGCCATCAGCGACCCTCCCGAGTAATGACGAAGCGGCGGTGTTCCATGTACGCGTTCCGGGTCAGCGCCTCCGGCTCGAATTCGACGCGCAGTCTCGGCAGCATCAACAGCTGGGGATCGGAGGCGCGCTTCGACGGCGGACACTCGGACCTCGACGCGATCAGCAGTAGGCGCTGGTAGCAGCACAGGTCGTTAATCGAACTTATGGTCAGGTCGTCCGACGTCACCACGTACGTCTGGACCAGGTGACGGCCGACGTACCTAGCAAGCTGGATCGGGCGAACCATTCGGTTCTCGGCCATGCGGCGCCGTAGCGCTTCCATGGCCATTTCCCTCGGCGTCGCCTTGCGGACGTCCACGGCCGTTTCCATAGCGGGGCGTGGCTTCTGCCTGGGCTTAGCCAAGCCCCACTCCGATGCGAGGCGCCCCATGGGGACGGCCGGCAGGGCAATGTGGTCTGGGGTGAGGTGCTCCGAAGCCCGAAGAGCCTTCTCGATCAGGCGGTCCAGCTGCTTTGGTGCACGCAACTGGTAGTCGAAGAACACCATGGCGCGGTGGTTTGCGTCGCGGATCACCTCGTCCACGCGCTGGAGCTGCTGATCAACGTCGCGCAGGCGCAGGAGCAGCTGAGTATCGCGCTCGTAGCGCAGCTCAGCGTTCTCGCGGCTACCGCTGGTCACCTTGGCCTGGTACCACGCGACGATCGCCTCGCGGGCGGCCTCATTGTGGTGGAGCTGCATGGTGAGGGTGACGATCGCGGTGCGGTGCTGCAGCGGGTGGTCCTTGGTGCGAAGCTCGCTGTAGTCCGCGATAAAGACCTTCTCGACGTAGTCTACAAAGAAGCCGCGGACGAACTCTCTCGCGGAGGTGTGCTTGACCAGTGCTGCCATCAGCTCCTGCACGCGGACGCCGGTATTCACGATGTGCGCCATGCAGTGCTTCGCCTGCTTGGCGGCCTCGGCGTACTGGTCGTAGTCGCCCGCCTCGACGGCCCGCAGGTTCAGGAAGATCGACCGGACCTTGCTG
This window of the Luteibacter aegosomatis genome carries:
- a CDS encoding SbcC/MukB-like Walker B domain-containing protein, producing MKHLEAIGMVQYFLYERKDLQIGRNTAFLGPNGTGKTALLDAIQIVLLAADENLMNFNAAGEGKKRARRLRDYCLGVYGQTESEHKRTVANTYINLVFRDPFTGAVVTAGASISASADSTEVVRNLYILPGVALTTAAHVEQGPNGEQTLQWRRFHVQASDLCRQAGTVPFYTTNGSEFARRLYIGELPSPGEKPNVRSIRAAFARSLKLNKDVDDLDETLRHHLIESRPTNVKQFRARLDQFRAVREMIRRVTARIEQAKGVEERYAVVQRERAVQTNLNALRAVYDSERVAETLGEVEEQLEKYRAELEAADLAYQRSSEDHRIARDAHTRAVEARSRDPDYAKQAGDAGRLTDQQTRLTATERTLSSMLDGLLTTVAQAGLIPALADAQGDFEDAIAQLDDLKRGMQSVERPDPVTIQATAKAVGRIHDVVRKALFAAEADARAATDRKRDARTALDRAQRNQADLSPNVLALQRFLSDAGIETTPVCDLVSLKDAAWQPAIEAYLALNVEALLVPADKELEAIDVYRGLRGANSIYGVKLALPSRGRDWRAPDGERYAAQMITGESKAAVRYLQGELGRLALAESSRELQVGVRALSAEGMLSTGGGIERLRSRAPSELKIGRSKDEARRAVAERALREAEDAARMAEQAAAALKASYDRLAQYGDTEDTRTFIEGAFGTIVGTRQLVQDLENGLAASQTDRLAGLNDAMIAAGKRLDAALAAMQQHGEAKTRCGTLIETTEKDRSRLATELSLASQTEAEFRQHPLYDAKAVNDYRERYDERHGDDWKARIDACTAAAGRAGSAAQAAQMEGWHRFCEYAVTNDIRNHDIGSSEWQRAYAYISEDRQRLEELELAQQMAKAEEAYEAAVKVFRTDVAQALLEGFEAVDEQIASLNQVLKHAPEFSNGERYQFRYRPVPQHEPLYAFLRRVRDAGDAEGDLFGGAGKVPEEFRTLVDGSADSELLNDTSPLNDHRRFFAYDVEIYRDDKSMGWLSKRLGPGSGGEHRTPLYVIFGAALAAAYGKARGTEGSGGVMLLDEAFEKMDPQNVRATADYLNSLGLQLIMAGPEADQAKMSSFLDIYYDMARFGSNVVQMTKNIVEAEARELLQSDNFLLHPELLDQEERNFEEDPRVPG
- a CDS encoding DUF4194 domain-containing protein, which encodes MANWERLAEQSQLYTASDFEGAAYRLLREQVLYATDHGSRKPYDLVVKYLPQFRELLGQVGVSVVHNSALAYVVAIPNQNVGDKMRLSETRLALILRRLYDDKMHATEVLAGEAFIDLIELERAYKELLGRDLPDTTDLREQMDALKRYGIARREDVDGEQPFMIVIRPGIVDVLGETALLQLTAYADAAAEEDRDEAP
- a CDS encoding Wadjet anti-phage system protein JetA family protein, which produces MDTAAASIFDRLTPELFSLLGSQNARHYWAVLVRLMDEMWSDSAMSPGEEASKAAVVRAIESFLSADDPWDVEQDTPVSVRAHNILNRLLATGWLTATRSGAVDKITVRPLIAQFYTVLCDFAVQEPEFLGSKVRSIFLNLRAVEAGDYDQYAEAAKQAKHCMAHIVNTGVRVQELMAALVKHTSAREFVRGFFVDYVEKVFIADYSELRTKDHPLQHRTAIVTLTMQLHHNEAAREAIVAWYQAKVTSGSRENAELRYERDTQLLLRLRDVDQQLQRVDEVIRDANHRAMVFFDYQLRAPKQLDRLIEKALRASEHLTPDHIALPAVPMGRLASEWGLAKPRQKPRPAMETAVDVRKATPREMAMEALRRRMAENRMVRPIQLARYVGRHLVQTYVVTSDDLTISSINDLCCYQRLLLIASRSECPPSKRASDPQLLMLPRLRVEFEPEALTRNAYMEHRRFVITREGR
- a CDS encoding Wadjet anti-phage system protein JetD domain-containing protein, yielding MFLADDVLRALLGRAEGAAVRQSARAVQESFTDRHHEYWSNTLDQRDVFHERMRAAAARGAVELTWAKQGGEDRPLERVRVADRLALAGFLGLDSLERKVADARAVLAAWASQRRVEEILQAWASRKLTRGFGPEAAPDLADALRVIDATAGDPGADHVARKLSVRLFGDSKRLESLVTALDLLTVESVSMLARHREEVFRLLGIVKEPQPFLISGAGHLRLERGQLCPVVQPFVGVANQAVTGYAGSPAWILTIENLATFHLASRELAGRAALIIFTGGMPAPSWVAAYRRILAEVPGDVPLYHWGDIDQGGFRIAARIRATCAGDRAFEPWLMDARVVEADSRHVVNVATRNAMARAAAAAGWTDIAEDLAPETIEQEGIEVTLPPI